The proteins below come from a single Benincasa hispida cultivar B227 chromosome 4, ASM972705v1, whole genome shotgun sequence genomic window:
- the LOC120075645 gene encoding LOW QUALITY PROTEIN: patellin-3-like (The sequence of the model RefSeq protein was modified relative to this genomic sequence to represent the inferred CDS: deleted 2 bases in 1 codon): protein MDDRIPTVLPLSDRPPSSTQEENPPPPLVESLSAVADSPVLPEKDSISPSEVVLESVSLATAENELVSLPPPAAVVEKEEPLQPPCRSVELDSVSVESTKFNAIEEQKIPQTSVSFKEESNRVDDLADPERKALQELRQLVEEGTKNHVFQFDTTPPSPPTGNSKLEENRAKEVQDSSLPEKKLSIWGVPLLEDDRTDVILLKFLRARDFKVRDAFIMFRNTIRWREEFGIDSLVDENLGDDLEKVVYMHGYSRESHPVCYNVFGEFQNKDLYSKMFSDEEKRTKFLRWRIQFLERSIRKLDFRPGGISTLFQVNDLKNSPGPGKRELRLATKQAVQVLQDNYPEFVAKQVFINVPWWYLAFYTMINPFLTQRTKANYIFAGSSRSAETLSSKYISPEQVPIEYGGLSVDYCDCNPDFDASDQATEVSIKPSTKQTVEIIIYEKCIIAWELRVVGWEVSYSAEFVPNTKEAYTLIIQKTRKMAATDEPVISQSFQVCELGKVLFTIDNPTSKKKKLMYRFKVKVPRE, encoded by the exons ATGGACGACCGGATCCCGACGGTTCTACCCCTTTCGGACCGCCCACCATCTAGCACTCAGGAAGAAAATCCCCCGCCGCCTCTTGTTGAATCTTTGTCGGCGGTGGCTGATTCTCCTGTTCTACCCGAGAAGGATTCCATTTCACCATCAGAAGTTGTTCTGGAGTCTGTATCATTGGCTACTGCTGAAAACGAACTGGTTTCGTTACCTCCTCCGGCAGCAGTGGTGGAGAAAGAAGAGCCACTGCAGCCACCATGTCGATCAGTAGAACTTGACTCTGTTTCTGTTGAATCTACTAAATTCAATGCAATCGAGGAGCAGAAGATTCCTCAGACTTCGGTTTCTTTCAAGGAGGAAAGTAACAGAGTGGATGATCTTGCAGATCCGGAGaggaaagctcttcaggagctCAGGCAACTCGTTGAAGAAGGTACGAAGAACCATGTATTCCAATTTGATACCACGCCTCCCAGTCCACCAACAGGAAATTCCAAACTTGAGGAAAATCGAGCAAAGGAAGTCCAGGATTCAAGTTTGCCAGAGAAGAAGCTGTCAATTTGGGGGGTTCCTCTTCTTGAAGATGACAGGACGGATGTGATCCTGCTGAAGTTTTTGAGGGCGAGGGACTTCAAAGTGAGGGATGCATTCATTATGTTTCGAAACACAATTCGGTGGAGGGAGGAGTTTGGTATCGACTCACTCGTGGACGAGAATCTGGGGGATGATTTAGAGAAGGTGGTGTATATGCATGGTTACAGCAGGGAGAGTCATCCAGTGTGTTACAATGTGTTTGGAGAGTTCCAGAACAAGGACTTATATTCAAAAATGTTCTCCGATGAAGAAAAGCGAACCAAGTTCTTGCGTTGGAGGATTCAGTTCCTAGAAAGGAGTATTAGGAAACTTGATTTTCGTCCGGGAGGTATTTCTACTTTGTTTCAGGTTAATGACCTCAAAAACTCCCCTGGCCCTGGTAAGCGAGAGCTTCGACTGGCCACCAAACAGGCAGTTCAGGTGCTTCAGGACAATTATCCTGAATTCGTAGCCAAACAG GTATTTATCAACGTTCCTTGGTGGTATCTTGCATTTTATACTATGATCAACCCTTTTCTAACCCAGAGGACAAAAGCAAATTATATCTTCGCCGGGTCC TCTAGATCCGCCGAGACCCTTTCAAGTAA ATATATTTCTCCCGAACAAGTTCCAATTGAATATGGTGGCTTGAGTGTTGATTATTGTGATTGCAACCCAGATTTCGATGCTTCTGATCAAGCAACGGAAGTCTCAATTAAACCATCAACTAAGCAAACTGTTGAAATTATAATTTATGAG AAGTGCATTATTGCTTGGGAGCTACGTGTTGTGGGATGGGAGGTGAGCTACAGTGCTGAATTTGTGCCTAATACCAAAGAAGCATACACTTTGATAATACAAAAGACAAGAAAAATGGCCGCAACGGATGAACCAGTCATCTCTCAAAGTTTCCAAGTCTGTGAATTGGGAAAGGTGTTATTTACTATTGACAATCCAAcctcgaagaagaagaagctcaTGTATAGGTTCAAGGTCAAGGTTCCAAGAGAGTGA